The window CACCGCAATTTCCAGCAGGGCTATCTGACCCAGCTGAAGCAGGTGCTGAAAATGGGCAGCCTGAACCGCCTGCATGTTTCGGTGTTTTCGCTGCACCTGCTGCTGACCGCAATGTTTATTTACCTGCCGTCGCAGCTGATCGGTTTTGCCGGCATTCCGCTGTCCAGCCACGGCCTGGTGTATTTGCCGCTGCTGCTGATCAGCCTGTTTTTTGCCTTTCCGAGCATTATTCTGGCGGAAAAATACCGCAAAATGCGCGGCATATTCCTGACGGCAATTGGCGGGATTATTCTGGGCCTGGCGGTCTTGATCTTCGGCTACGAATCCAAATATGTGCTGCTGGCCGGCTTGGGCCTGTTTTTCATTGCCTTTAACGTAATGGAAGCGCTGCTGCCGTCCTGGCTGTCTAAAGCCGCGCCGATCCAGTCCAAAGCCACGGCGATGGGCGTGAATGCCAGCAGCCAGTTTCTGGGCGCATTCTTTGGCGGCATGCTGGGCGGGCAGCTGCTGCAGCTGAACAACACCGCCATGGGCTGGAGCATTTTAACCGCCATCGCGGTCATCTGGCTGCTGATCAGCTTCGGGCTGGAGCAGCCGCGCTACCTGTCTTCGCTGGTTTTGCGCCTGCCGGAAGCCAGAGAAACTGACGAATGGACTTCTCAGCTTTTGGCAATCCGTGGTATTGAAGAAGTCGTGGTGATGTCTGACCAGCAAGTAGCCTATCTGAAGGTGGATAAGCAGCAGATTGATGAAGCTGCGCGACAAGATTTAACGCACTTGTTGGGGAAAGAGGTAGCCATTTAAGCATAACTCTTATAAAGTAAATAATAGCAACAAATAGGAAGAATACGTCTGATGCGTGGTGTTAATAAAGTCATTTTAGTGGGTACTTTGGGCCGAGATCCTGAAACCAAAACTTTCCCGAATGGCGGTTCCCTGACCCAGTTCTCTATCGCTACCAGCGATTCATGGACGGATAAAAATACAGGTGAACGCAAAGAGCAGACAGAATGGCACCGTATTGTGCTGCACAACCGCTTGGGCGAAATTGCCCAGCAGTACCTGCGCAAAGGCTCTAAAGTGTATATTGAAGGCTCATTGCGCACCCGCCAGTGGACCGACCAGAACGGCCAGGAGCGCTACACCACGGAAATCCGCGGCGAGCAGATGCAGATGCTGGACAGCGCACGCCAGCAAAGCGATCAGGGCCAGGGCTTTGAACAGCCGCGCTTCAACAGCGGCAATCAGCAGGGCGGCTACAGCAATAACCAGCAGGGCGGTTACGGCGGCGGCCAGGCCAATGCCAGCCAAGGCGGCTATGGCGGCGGCAATCAGGGCGGCTATGCCAACAACAACCCTAGCGGTTTTGCGCCAAAAGCTCCGGCTGCGCCAGCAGCGGCGGCTCCGGCAGATTTGGATGATGACCTGCCGTTTTAAATTGTACAATACTTAATTATTGTATTTGTTAAATAGAAAGAGCTTGATTTATATCAAGTTCTTTTTTTATTTCTTTTGAAAATATTGTATTTATATTTAATAACTTTGTATAATAAAAATATTGTATTTACTAGGGCGTGTCCTCATTTGGCTTTGCACCAAATAAACATGCAAGCAATGTAAATCATAGACTGATAATTTCGTGCAAGCTTATCAAATCGGCTTGCAATCGCTCGAAAATGTTTTAACCTTGCAAACGCATTCTCAACTAAATGCCTTAATCGATATAGATATTTATCAAATTCTTTATTTAATCTTTTACTATTTGATCTCATTGGAATAATTGGGATCATATTTTTATTTTTAATAAATATTCTGATGGTCTCAGCATCATATCCCTTATCTGCAATTAAATAATCTGCTTCTTCTACAACCTCTATCAATTGCTCTGCAACTTGGCTATCGTGGACTTGACCCCCAGTGATTTTAAAATCAATCGGTAATCCATTCGCGTCGGTTGCAAGATGTATTTTTGTTGTTCGCCCACCACGTGATTGTCCAATTGCTCTTTCGAAACCATTCCGAGCTCCACTTGCATGCTGATGCACGCGTATGTAGCTTCCGTCAATGAATACCCATTCTTGATCCAAGACGCCTCGTAATCTAAAAAAAATTTATTCCACAATCCCTTACTTGCCCAACGATTAAAACGATTATAAGCAGTTTGCCAAGGACAAAATTCTTGAGGAATATCACGCCATGTCGCGCCTGTACGCAGTTTCCATAAGATAGCTTCCATGATATTTCTACTATTCTTTGAACAGTAGCAACCGTGCAATCGCATTGTATCCTGGATTTGCTGCCAAATATTATCTGTTAAAAGAGTACGTGCCATTGAATAATATTGAAATACAAGTAATTTGGAATATTATTTTAAGTCTTTAAAATCCATTCTTCAAATGAGAACACGCCCTAAGGTGTTAAGTACTTGAGCTTACATCGTAAAAACTATATTGCAGAAGGTGGAGAAAGATTTGGATTATTAATAAATAGTCTTGGTCTTCCTGATTTTTGGACCATTTTATTCTTAACTACGAATGTTCGTTTCGAAAAGCATGCAACACAAAAAGCGTATCTCAATCATTTGGCTCATATCTATATTTGGGAAATGAGCATTGGGGAAAGAATATCTGAACGTATTATTAGAGTTGCTAATCAAAAAAATATTTCTTCTCAAGTTATTTTCTTTAGTGACTTGGAAATTCAAAAATTAAGAGATCATTGTAAATTAACTACAAAAGCAGCACGAAGAAATTTGAGAAACCAAACAGAGCATCGAAGGAATGATCAAAATTTAAAAATTATATTTCCTATTAGAAGAATACCAGCAGCTACAGTGGAAAAGGAACACGCGATAAATAGAATAACAATATTTGCTAATTTATTTGAATTTGTGGCAACTAATATTTTGAGAAATCAACCTTCTTTTTATAATTATCTAGATATTATTAAAAATACAAAAGCTGAAATATTAAAACAAAAAGATAGGTGTGGTGATTCTAAGACTAGAAATTCTGACCCTAATAAGAAAGCCCCTCACCCAGATATTTTCAAACATGTCATGGAAATAGCAGAACCCTCGCATGTTTATAATCCTTATACAAAATCTGTAAGGCAAAGAAATTATTTACTTCTATGGATTCTTTATGAAACTGGTATGAGGGCAGGAGAAGTTTTACAATTAAAAGTTTCAGATATTGATTTTGCACGAAATGTAGTTCAGATCCAATCTCGGCATGATGATCCAGAAGATAAATTTAGAACTGATGAACCGAATGCTAAAACTTTAGAAAGAGATTTGCCTATAAATCAGGATTTAAGCAATCAGCTTCGTAAGTATGTTTTAGAAGAGCGTCGTTTTATCCCAAATGCTCATACTCACAAATTCTTATTCATATCTCATAAGGGGGTTAGTAAAGGACGTCCTCTCTCTTTAATTCAATTTTCAAGAATTGTTGAAAAAATTTCTGGAAATGAAGAGTTAGCTTCTTTCATTAAGAAGAATGGGTTTGTGGTTAAAAAGAGAGTAACAAGGCATGGCTTTAGACATGATTTCAATAATAGATTTTCAAATAATATTGATGAACATAATCATAAAGCATCTCAGGATGGCCGTATTGATGAAGTGATTTCTGAGAAAAAAGAAATTCAGCAAAGAATGTATATTAATGGTCATAAAAGTGAAAATTCTGCCCAAGTTTATAATCTTCGTCATACCAAAGAGCAAGCAGAAAAGTTATTGAAACGTGAACTTGAAAAAATGGATTCC is drawn from Acinetobacter sp. WCHAc010034 and contains these coding sequences:
- a CDS encoding site-specific integrase; the protein is MSLHRKNYIAEGGERFGLLINSLGLPDFWTILFLTTNVRFEKHATQKAYLNHLAHIYIWEMSIGERISERIIRVANQKNISSQVIFFSDLEIQKLRDHCKLTTKAARRNLRNQTEHRRNDQNLKIIFPIRRIPAATVEKEHAINRITIFANLFEFVATNILRNQPSFYNYLDIIKNTKAEILKQKDRCGDSKTRNSDPNKKAPHPDIFKHVMEIAEPSHVYNPYTKSVRQRNYLLLWILYETGMRAGEVLQLKVSDIDFARNVVQIQSRHDDPEDKFRTDEPNAKTLERDLPINQDLSNQLRKYVLEERRFIPNAHTHKFLFISHKGVSKGRPLSLIQFSRIVEKISGNEELASFIKKNGFVVKKRVTRHGFRHDFNNRFSNNIDEHNHKASQDGRIDEVISEKKEIQQRMYINGHKSENSAQVYNLRHTKEQAEKLLKRELEKMDSLIKKGQEK
- a CDS encoding IS5 family transposase (programmed frameshift), whose protein sequence is MARTLLTDNIWQQIQDTMRLHGCYCSKNSRNIMEAILWKLRTGATWRDIPQEFCPWQTAYNRFNRWASKGLWNKFFLDLRGVLDQEWVFIDGSYIRVHQHASGARNGFERAIGQSRGGRTTKIHLATDANGLPIDFKITGGQVHDSQVAEQLIEVVEEADYLIADKGYDAETIRIFIKNKNMIPIIPMRSNSKRLNKEFDKYLYRLRHLVENAFARLKHFRAIASRFDKLARNYQSMIYIACMFIWCKAK
- the ssb gene encoding single-stranded DNA-binding protein encodes the protein MRGVNKVILVGTLGRDPETKTFPNGGSLTQFSIATSDSWTDKNTGERKEQTEWHRIVLHNRLGEIAQQYLRKGSKVYIEGSLRTRQWTDQNGQERYTTEIRGEQMQMLDSARQQSDQGQGFEQPRFNSGNQQGGYSNNQQGGYGGGQANASQGGYGGGNQGGYANNNPSGFAPKAPAAPAAAAPADLDDDLPF
- a CDS encoding MFS transporter, with the protein product MMNALERRSTFALSSIFALRMLGLFMIIPVFSVAGQSYQYATPALIGLAVGVYGLTQAVLQIPFSLIADRYSRKPLVVIGLLLFALGGAVAAMSETIYGVIIGRAIAGGGAVSAVVMALLADVTREEQRTKAMAAMGMSIGLSFVVAFSLGPWLTGLVGISGLFWVTTVMGLAAISMLLLVPKVTRHHRNFQQGYLTQLKQVLKMGSLNRLHVSVFSLHLLLTAMFIYLPSQLIGFAGIPLSSHGLVYLPLLLISLFFAFPSIILAEKYRKMRGIFLTAIGGIILGLAVLIFGYESKYVLLAGLGLFFIAFNVMEALLPSWLSKAAPIQSKATAMGVNASSQFLGAFFGGMLGGQLLQLNNTAMGWSILTAIAVIWLLISFGLEQPRYLSSLVLRLPEARETDEWTSQLLAIRGIEEVVVMSDQQVAYLKVDKQQIDEAARQDLTHLLGKEVAI